The genomic DNA AACTCCAGCAAGCCATTTCATCATTTGTTCAAATTTTTCCATAACATCATTAAACTTTAGGTAATCTCCTACTACTGGAGCAAATTTTGGAGCAACTTGAACGCCACTTTTTTCATCTTTTCCGCCATTTAAAGCATATAGTAAAGTTTTAGGTAAGTTTGCTCTTGCACCAAAAAATTGCATTCCTTTTCCAATTTTCATAGGAGATACACAACAAGCTATTCCATAATCATCACCAAATTCTGGTCTCATTAAATCGTCATTTTCATATTGAATTGCTGATGTTTCAATAGAGACTTTTGCACAGAATTTTTTCCAATTTTCAGGAGAATTAGCAGACCATAAAACTGTCATATTTGGCTCTGGAGCTGGACCTAAATTGTATAGTGTATGTAGATATCTAAATGAAGTTTTAGTAACTAGGGTTCTTCCATCTACTCCTTGTCCTCCTAGAGATTCTGTTGTCCAAGTAGGATCTCCAGAAAATAAAGCGTCATATTCTTGTGTTCTTAAAAATCTAATAATTCTTAATTTTATAATAAATTGATCTATTAATTCTTGAGCTTCTTTTTCTGTTATTATATTATTTTCAAGGTCTCTTTGAATATAGATATCTAAAAATGTTGATGTACGTCCTAAAGACATTGCAGCACCATCTTGATCTTTTACTGCTGCTAAATATCCAAAGTATAAAAACTGAACTGCTTCTTTTGCATTTGTTGCTGGTTTTGTAATATCAAATCCATAAAATTCGCACATTTTTATAAAGCTTTTTAAAGCCTTAATTTGTTCAAAAACTTCTTCTCTTTTTCTTATGATATCATCATTCATTTCAGCTACTTCTAATAGCTTCATTTGTTTTTGTTTATCTTCGATTAGTCTATTTAATCCATATAGAGGAATTCTTCTATAGTCACCTATAATTCTACCCCTTCCATAAGCATCAGGAAGTCCAGTAATAATTCCAGATTTTCTACAAGCTTTCATTTCGTCGGTATAAGCTGAAAAAACTCCTTCATTATGAGTTTTTCTATATTTTGTAAATATTTCTTCAGTTATTGGATCTATTTTATACCCAAAAGCTTCTAGAGAATTTTTAACCATTCTTAATCCACCTTTAGGGAAAATAGCTCTTTTTAGAGGCTTGTCTGTTTGAAGTCCTACTATTACTTCTGCATCTTTATCGATATATCCAGCTTTATAGGCATCAATAGCTTGAGGTATTTTAGTTTCAGCTTCATAAATTCCTCTTTGCCTCTCAATTTTAAACATTTCAGTTAGTTTATTCCATACCTTTTTAGTATTTTCTGTTGAAGTTTCCAAAAATGAATCATCACCAGTATAAGGGGTATAGTTGCATTGAATAAAATCTCTTACATTAATTTCATCTTTCCAAAGTTCACCTTTAAAATTATTCCAATAGTTCATCAAAACCTCCTAAGAATATTAAGAATAAAAAAAGCCGACAGCCTAGGCATAGATGCCCAGACGGTCGGCGTTATTAACAATTATACTTCATGTGGTTATTTCCACTTCCGTCAGTCGTATAATTTATTAAAATATATCAGTTTTATTTGTAGATGTCAATAAGATATTTTAACTTTAAAAATAGAGTCATTAAAAAAGCCCTCCTTAAGGAGAGCTAATATTTATAAT from Fusobacterium hominis includes the following:
- the pflB gene encoding formate C-acetyltransferase: MNYWNNFKGELWKDEINVRDFIQCNYTPYTGDDSFLETSTENTKKVWNKLTEMFKIERQRGIYEAETKIPQAIDAYKAGYIDKDAEVIVGLQTDKPLKRAIFPKGGLRMVKNSLEAFGYKIDPITEEIFTKYRKTHNEGVFSAYTDEMKACRKSGIITGLPDAYGRGRIIGDYRRIPLYGLNRLIEDKQKQMKLLEVAEMNDDIIRKREEVFEQIKALKSFIKMCEFYGFDITKPATNAKEAVQFLYFGYLAAVKDQDGAAMSLGRTSTFLDIYIQRDLENNIITEKEAQELIDQFIIKLRIIRFLRTQEYDALFSGDPTWTTESLGGQGVDGRTLVTKTSFRYLHTLYNLGPAPEPNMTVLWSANSPENWKKFCAKVSIETSAIQYENDDLMRPEFGDDYGIACCVSPMKIGKGMQFFGARANLPKTLLYALNGGKDEKSGVQVAPKFAPVVGDYLKFNDVMEKFEQMMKWLAGVYVNALKIIHYMHDKYAYESFEMALHDLDIERTQATGIAGLSIVADSLAAIRDSKVKVIRDENGLIIDFERDGEYVPFGNDEDSTDKLAIEITEKFMNYLRTHETYRNSRATQSILTITSNVVYGKKTGNTPDGRRAGTPFSPGANPMNGRDTRGAIASLSSVSKLPFQHANDGISYTFAVSPSALGKTLDIRIENLVSMMDGYFTPQGGQHLNVNVFDRALLEDAMKNPEKYPQLTIRVSGYAVNFVRLTREQQLDVLSRTINSKI